A genomic window from Triticum urartu cultivar G1812 chromosome 7, Tu2.1, whole genome shotgun sequence includes:
- the LOC125520471 gene encoding phosphomannomutase/phosphoglucomutase-like, whose product MATITAPPAALQPREHARPGRALRSPPRAWSGRRRCCQVIRATASSRGQLESTALGASAGGEEGDVIRRLQNGPDVRGVALEGEKGRAVDLTPLAVEVIGESFGEWLRDQRREREGEDGEQLRVSVGRDPRLSGSRLSAVLFAGLAKAGCAVFDMGLATTPACFMSTILPRFSYDASIMMTASHLPYTRNGLKFFTKRGGLSSVEVEGICDRAARKYVARKMGLGGGGLGMPPVVMRVDLMSAYAQHLRDIIKERVAHPTHYDTPLEGFKVIVNAGNGCGGFFAWDVLEKLGADTTGSLHLEPDGMFPNHMPNPEDAMAMSLTRGAVLARGANLGVVFDTDVDRSGVVDDAGAAINGDRLIALISAIVLAEHPGTTVVTDARAGDGLTRFIEARGGRHCLYRVGYRNVIDKGAQLNADGVETHVMMETTGHGALRENHFLDDGAYMVVKIIIEMVRMRLAGLAGLEGGVGGLIRDLEEPAESVLLRMDIVGEPKSAKQRGVEAVEAFKTYIEEGKLSGWVLDDCGDCSVDEGCLVDNNDHPIDVDAYMYRAKFYDESQRPLGWVHIRQSVHNPNIALNLQSCVPGGCRSMAVDLFERFLLTSGVNEFVDTSEVQKFVK is encoded by the exons ATGGCCACCATCACCGCTCCTCCGGCCGCTCTGCAGCCACGCGAGCACGCGAGGCCGGGCCGCGCGCTCCGGTCACCTCCTCGCGCGTGGAGTGGGAGGAGGAGGTGCTGCCAGGTGATCAGAGCCACGGCGAGCTCCCGCGGCCAGCTCGAGAGCACGGCGCTCGGGGCGTCGGCGGGCGGCGAGGAGGGCGACGTGATCCGGAGGCTGCAGAACGGGCCGGACGTGCGCGGCGTGGCGCTGGAAGGCGAGAAGGGCCGGGCCGTGGACCTCACGCCGCTGGCCGTCGAGGTGATCGGCGAGAGCTTCGGGGAGTGGCTGCGGGATCAGCGGCGGGAGCGGGAGGGCGAGGACGGGGAGCAGCTGCGGGTGTCCGTCGGCCGGGACCCCCGGCTGTCCGGGTCGCGGCTCAGCGCGGTGCTGTTCGCGGGGCTGGCCAAGGCGGGGTGCGCCGTCTTCGACATGGGCCTCGCCACCACGCCGGCGTGCTTCATGAGCACCATACTGCCCCGCTTCAGCTACGACGCGTCCATTATG ATGACCGCGTCGCATCTCCCCTACACCCGCAACGGGCTCAAGTTCTTCACCAAGCGCGGCGGGCTATCCTCGGTGGAGGTGGAAGGGATCTGCGACCGCGCTGCACGCAAGTACGTCGCGAGGAAGAtgggcctcggcggcggcggcctcggcATGCCTCCGGTGGTCATGCGCGTCGACCTGATGAGCGCCTACGCGCAGCACCTCCGGGACATCATCAAGGAGCGCGTCGCCCACCCGACGCACTACGACACCCCGCTGGAGGGCTTCAAGGTCATCGTGAACGCCGGCAACGGCTGCGGCGGGTTCTTCGCGTGGGACGTGCTGGAGAAGCTGGGCGCCGACACGACCGGTAGCCTGCACCTGGAGCCGGACGGCATGTTCCCGAACCACATGCCCAACCCGGAGGACGCGATGGCCATGTCGCTGACGCGCGGCGCGGTGCTGGCCCGCGGCGCTAACCTCGGCGTGGTGTTCGACACCGACGTGGACCGCAGCGGCGTGGTGGACGACGCGGGGGCGGCCATCAACGGGGACCGCCTCATCGCGCTCATCTCCGCCATCGTGCTGGCGGAGCACCCCGGGACGACGGTGGTGACGGACGCGCGGGCGGGCGACGGGCTCACGCGGTTCATCGAGGCGAGGGGCGGGCGGCACTGCCTGTACCGCGTCGGCTACCGCAACGTGATCGACAAGGGCGCGCAGCTCAACGCGGACGGCGTGGAGACGCACGTCATGATGGAGACCACCGGGCACGGCGCGCTCAGGGAGAACCACTTCCTCGACGACGGCGCCTACATGGTGGTGAAGATCATCATCGAGATGGTCCGGATGAGGCTGGCGGGGCTGGCGGGGCTGGAGGGCGGGGTCGGCGGCCTCATCCGGGACCTCGAGGAGCCCGCCGAGTCCGTGCTGCTGAGGATGGACATCGTGGGCGAACCCAAGAGCGCGAAACAGCGGGGCGTCGAAGCCGTCGAGGCTTTCAAGACATACATCGAG GAAGGGAAACTTAGCGGTTGGGTGCTGGACGATTGCGGCGACTGCTCGGTTGATGAGGGATGCCTTGTGGACAACAACGATCATCCAATCGATGTTGACGCCTACATGTACAG AGCAAAGTTCTATGACGAGTCTCAGAGACCGCTCGGGTGGGTTCACATTCGCCAAAGTGTTCATAACCCCAACATAGCACTCAACTTGCAGTCATGTGTTCCCGGTGGTTGCAGATCCATGGCGGTGGATCTGTTTGAAAG GTTCTTGTTGACAAGTGGAGTAAATGAGTTTGTTGACACCAGCGAAGTACAGAAATTTGTGAAGTAG